A stretch of the Ostrea edulis chromosome 9, xbOstEdul1.1, whole genome shotgun sequence genome encodes the following:
- the LOC125658046 gene encoding uncharacterized protein LOC125658046 isoform X2 produces the protein MNSRKPSKAVDSSFAQVKNYELMCVENPPKGGVPNEERIRIAFAVLDDLVPKLGVYTRIFTKIKDDLFDAVYSEDLTTHTDGSVMKIPYFTLMKRIFDERDDKQDLLSDQLNEVKRRLFDKHKQFEESKQKIAQLEETIEELNHKMEGLEEDISEKGMDIVRIEEELKEERERSEEMEQRLEGNINDLQDSLDEAHQEIENLSRYKKGYDDLYYAFLETGESSDTPERKIKPVISTKRANLMNNIESAQKLEDQIMSVMNTAVEEFDKFMEEHKSELMKIEDRDDLTDAEYEVQEMDIEQADQELEAVQERFKFNVGDISNELALLKEHCKMLMKQLEILEQNKPTVTRRKGTGKMADPAGLNKSDIVLDPDSILSAGLNEDNDDDEGPDADPFIPQERVFSKYAAMLYTSNNQGRSFEEFKDAKFCPSCGEKTVVCPHKLPGSDKVIILPHNCTHIKITRPKVRINKELIDEIMKPMTPDYSLDMPSTAGTYTRQLDSLPIGHTPATSRESPSLVGSEAHMPHTMHRMFDDYKDRAGDLERKIPRTLSIGRTLSQIEQFWAYMLEGDKIVEEKDFEYSVLDRLYLFMQERYLIDDIMYLCTHDLLAAIAEYSSMNKTIQVFGNILSGNLDGACFRYMLLMCDFIIAVEWKEVEDFRAFAHVVYPFMGEDDLETLHMSYTSFSENKISPQLVCQFVMHLILKYREPCFQEMEHKIIPVQGGQPPSQGMNWKEFNTSLDEIVTTSSEKLRKKLYIEAEVAARIDGYRETVPLLRLSQIAGYLNLDSIAKSVKENIARKVVEWRERPSSSGSGKGAPHHEGQLVVSDEKLITMANVKLLANNVNRRARIRRERWDNQDDDWPYYSTT, from the exons ATGAATTCTAGAAAACCCTCGAAAGCCGTGGATAGCAGTTTTGCTCAAG TAAAAAACTATGAGTTGATGTGTGTTGAAAACCCACCAAAGGGAGGAGTACCTAATGAAGAGCGCATCAGGATTGCCTTTGCAGTTCTGGATGACCTGGTTCCTAAGCTTGGGGTGTATACTAGAATCTTCACAAAAATCAAGGATGATTTGTTcg ATGCTGTATACAGTGAGGATCTGACCACACATACAGATGGCTCTGTGATGAAGATCCCATACTTTACCTTGATGAAGAGGATATTCGATGAAAGGGATGACAAGCAAGATCTATTGTCAGACCAGCTGAATGAGGTGAAGCGCAG GTTGTTTGATAAGCACAAGCAATTTGAGGAATCCAAGCAGAAGATCGCCCAGCTGGAGGAGACCATTGAAGAACTGAATCACAAAATGGAAGGTCTAGAAGAAGATATCTCAGAAAAGGGAATGGATATTGTCAG GATTGAGGAGGAATTGAAGGAGGAGAGGGAGAGGTCAGAAGAAATGGAGCAAAGGTTAGAGGGGAACATCAATGACCTTCAGGACTCACTTGATGAGGCACATCAGGAAATCGAAAATTTATCTCGATACAAGAAAGGATATGATGATTTATACTATg CCTTCCTTGAGACTGGTGAATCTTCAGATACTCCTGAACGAAAGATCAAACCTGTCATATCAACAAAAAGG GCGAACTTGATGAACAACATAGAGTCAGCGCAGAAGTTGGAGGACCAGATCATGAGTGTAATGAACACAGCAGTAGAAG aatttgataAATTCATGGAGGAGCACAAATCAGAATTGATGAAGATTGAGGACCGAGATGATCTGACAGATGCAGAATATGAGGTTCAGGAGATGGACATAGAACAAGCTGACCAAGAG cTTGAAGCAGTGCAAGAGCGcttcaaattcaatgttgggGACATAAGCAATGAACTTGCACTTCTGAAAGAGCACTGTAAGATGCTGATGAAACAGCTAGAAATTTTAGAACAGAACAAACCCACAGTTAC GAGGAGGAAAGGTACAGGCAAAATGGCAGATCCAGCAGGCCTCAATAAGTCAG atattgTATTAGACCCCG ACTCCATTCTTTCTGCTGGTTTGAATGAAgacaatgatgatgatgaggGGCCAGATGCTGACCCTTTTATCCCCCAAGAGAGAGTCTTCAGTAAATACGCTGCTATGTTGTACACTTCAAACAACCAAGGACGCTCATTTGAAGAATTTAAAGATGCCAAATTTTGCCCAAGTTGTggagaaaag ACTGTGGTTTGTCCCCACAAACTGCCAGGAAGTGACAAGGTCATTATTCTCCCCCATAACTGTACCCACATCAAGATTACCAGACCCAAGGTGCGCATCAACAAGGAACTGATAGA TGAGATAATGAAACCCATGACTCCTGATTATTCCCTGGACATGCCGTCCACCGCTGGAACCTACACCCGTCAGCTGGACAGTCTCCCCATTGGCCACACCCCCGCCACCTCCAGGGAGAGTCCCAGTCTTGTAGGCAGTGAGGCTCACATG CCTCACACAATGCACAGGATGTTTGATGACTACAAGGATCGGGCCGGAGATCTAGAGAGAAAGATTCCGAGGACACTGAGTATT GGAAGAACATTGTCACAGATTGAACAGTTCTGGGCCTACATGTTGGAGGGAGATAAAATTGTGGAAGAAAAAGACTTTGAATATTCTGTATTG GACCGTTTATACTTATTCATGCAAGAGAGATACCTGATTGATGACataatgtacctgtgtacacaTGATCTCCTGGCAGCCATAGCGGAATACTCCTCAATGAATAAG ACCATCCAGGTTTTTGGCAATATTCTGAGTGGAAACTTGGACGGAGCCTGCTTTCGGTACATGTTGCTGATGTGTGACTTCATTATAGCAGTGGAATGGAAGGAGGTGGAGGACTTCAGGGCATTCGCTCATGTTGTGTATCCATTCATGGGG GAGGATGATCTAGAAACCCTGCATATGAGTTACACGTCGTtcagtgaaaataaaatttcaccTCAGCTAGTGTGCCAGTTCGTCATGCATTTAATCCTCAAGTATCGAGAACCATGCTTCCAAgag ATGGAGCATAAGATAATTCCAGTGCAAGGAGGTCAGCCCCCATCTCAGGGAATGAACTGGAAAGAGTTCAACACATCACTAGACGAGATTGTCACCACATCCTCAGAGAAGCTGAGGAAGAAACTGTACATAGAGGCAGAGGTGGCAGCGAGGATTGATGGCTACAGGGAGACAGTGCCTCTGTTGAGGCTCTCTC AGATTGCAGGATATCTGAATTTAGACTCCATAGCAAAATCGGTGAAAGAGAACATTGCCCGTAAGGTTGTGGAGTGGAGAGAACGACCAAGCAGTTCAGGATCCG GTAAAGGAGCTCCACATCATGAGGGTCAGCTTGTTGTTTCCGATGAAAAACTCATAACAATGGCTAATGTTAAACTGCTGGCTAACAATGTTAACAG
- the LOC125658046 gene encoding uncharacterized protein LOC125658046 isoform X3: MNSRKPSKAVDSSFAQVKNYELMCVENPPKGGVPNEERIRIAFAVLDDLVPKLGVYTRIFTKIKDDLFDAVYSEDLTTHTDGSVMKIPYFTLMKRIFDERDDKQDLLSDQLNEVKRRLFDKHKQFEESKQKIAQLEETIEELNHKMEGLEEDISEKGMDIVRIEEELKEERERSEEMEQRLEGNINDLQDSLDEAHQEIENLSRYKKGYDDLYYAFLETGESSDTPERKIKPVISTKRANLMNNIESAQKLEDQIMSVMNTAVEEFDKFMEEHKSELMKIEDRDDLTDAEYEVQEMDIEQADQELEAVQERFKFNVGDISNELALLKEHCKMLMKQLEILEQNKPTVTRRKGTGKMADPAGLNKSDSILSAGLNEDNDDDEGPDADPFIPQERVFSKYAAMLYTSNNQGRSFEEFKDAKFCPSCGEKTVVCPHKLPGSDKVIILPHNCTHIKITRPKVRINKELIDEIMKPMTPDYSLDMPSTAGTYTRQLDSLPIGHTPATSRESPSLVGSEAHMPHTMHRMFDDYKDRAGDLERKIPRTLSIGRTLSQIEQFWAYMLEGDKIVEEKDFEYSVLDRLYLFMQERYLIDDIMYLCTHDLLAAIAEYSSMNKTIQVFGNILSGNLDGACFRYMLLMCDFIIAVEWKEVEDFRAFAHVVYPFMGEDDLETLHMSYTSFSENKISPQLVCQFVMHLILKYREPCFQEMEHKIIPVQGGQPPSQGMNWKEFNTSLDEIVTTSSEKLRKKLYIEAEVAARIDGYRETVPLLRLSQIAGYLNLDSIAKSVKENIARKVVEWRERPSSSGSGKGAPHHEGQLVVSDEKLITMANVKLLANNVNRRMAIRKKNKAEESSDQEGEMGQSG; encoded by the exons ATGAATTCTAGAAAACCCTCGAAAGCCGTGGATAGCAGTTTTGCTCAAG TAAAAAACTATGAGTTGATGTGTGTTGAAAACCCACCAAAGGGAGGAGTACCTAATGAAGAGCGCATCAGGATTGCCTTTGCAGTTCTGGATGACCTGGTTCCTAAGCTTGGGGTGTATACTAGAATCTTCACAAAAATCAAGGATGATTTGTTcg ATGCTGTATACAGTGAGGATCTGACCACACATACAGATGGCTCTGTGATGAAGATCCCATACTTTACCTTGATGAAGAGGATATTCGATGAAAGGGATGACAAGCAAGATCTATTGTCAGACCAGCTGAATGAGGTGAAGCGCAG GTTGTTTGATAAGCACAAGCAATTTGAGGAATCCAAGCAGAAGATCGCCCAGCTGGAGGAGACCATTGAAGAACTGAATCACAAAATGGAAGGTCTAGAAGAAGATATCTCAGAAAAGGGAATGGATATTGTCAG GATTGAGGAGGAATTGAAGGAGGAGAGGGAGAGGTCAGAAGAAATGGAGCAAAGGTTAGAGGGGAACATCAATGACCTTCAGGACTCACTTGATGAGGCACATCAGGAAATCGAAAATTTATCTCGATACAAGAAAGGATATGATGATTTATACTATg CCTTCCTTGAGACTGGTGAATCTTCAGATACTCCTGAACGAAAGATCAAACCTGTCATATCAACAAAAAGG GCGAACTTGATGAACAACATAGAGTCAGCGCAGAAGTTGGAGGACCAGATCATGAGTGTAATGAACACAGCAGTAGAAG aatttgataAATTCATGGAGGAGCACAAATCAGAATTGATGAAGATTGAGGACCGAGATGATCTGACAGATGCAGAATATGAGGTTCAGGAGATGGACATAGAACAAGCTGACCAAGAG cTTGAAGCAGTGCAAGAGCGcttcaaattcaatgttgggGACATAAGCAATGAACTTGCACTTCTGAAAGAGCACTGTAAGATGCTGATGAAACAGCTAGAAATTTTAGAACAGAACAAACCCACAGTTAC GAGGAGGAAAGGTACAGGCAAAATGGCAGATCCAGCAGGCCTCAATAAGTCAG ACTCCATTCTTTCTGCTGGTTTGAATGAAgacaatgatgatgatgaggGGCCAGATGCTGACCCTTTTATCCCCCAAGAGAGAGTCTTCAGTAAATACGCTGCTATGTTGTACACTTCAAACAACCAAGGACGCTCATTTGAAGAATTTAAAGATGCCAAATTTTGCCCAAGTTGTggagaaaag ACTGTGGTTTGTCCCCACAAACTGCCAGGAAGTGACAAGGTCATTATTCTCCCCCATAACTGTACCCACATCAAGATTACCAGACCCAAGGTGCGCATCAACAAGGAACTGATAGA TGAGATAATGAAACCCATGACTCCTGATTATTCCCTGGACATGCCGTCCACCGCTGGAACCTACACCCGTCAGCTGGACAGTCTCCCCATTGGCCACACCCCCGCCACCTCCAGGGAGAGTCCCAGTCTTGTAGGCAGTGAGGCTCACATG CCTCACACAATGCACAGGATGTTTGATGACTACAAGGATCGGGCCGGAGATCTAGAGAGAAAGATTCCGAGGACACTGAGTATT GGAAGAACATTGTCACAGATTGAACAGTTCTGGGCCTACATGTTGGAGGGAGATAAAATTGTGGAAGAAAAAGACTTTGAATATTCTGTATTG GACCGTTTATACTTATTCATGCAAGAGAGATACCTGATTGATGACataatgtacctgtgtacacaTGATCTCCTGGCAGCCATAGCGGAATACTCCTCAATGAATAAG ACCATCCAGGTTTTTGGCAATATTCTGAGTGGAAACTTGGACGGAGCCTGCTTTCGGTACATGTTGCTGATGTGTGACTTCATTATAGCAGTGGAATGGAAGGAGGTGGAGGACTTCAGGGCATTCGCTCATGTTGTGTATCCATTCATGGGG GAGGATGATCTAGAAACCCTGCATATGAGTTACACGTCGTtcagtgaaaataaaatttcaccTCAGCTAGTGTGCCAGTTCGTCATGCATTTAATCCTCAAGTATCGAGAACCATGCTTCCAAgag ATGGAGCATAAGATAATTCCAGTGCAAGGAGGTCAGCCCCCATCTCAGGGAATGAACTGGAAAGAGTTCAACACATCACTAGACGAGATTGTCACCACATCCTCAGAGAAGCTGAGGAAGAAACTGTACATAGAGGCAGAGGTGGCAGCGAGGATTGATGGCTACAGGGAGACAGTGCCTCTGTTGAGGCTCTCTC AGATTGCAGGATATCTGAATTTAGACTCCATAGCAAAATCGGTGAAAGAGAACATTGCCCGTAAGGTTGTGGAGTGGAGAGAACGACCAAGCAGTTCAGGATCCG GTAAAGGAGCTCCACATCATGAGGGTCAGCTTGTTGTTTCCGATGAAAAACTCATAACAATGGCTAATGTTAAACTGCTGGCTAACAATGTTAACAG
- the LOC125658046 gene encoding uncharacterized protein LOC125658046 isoform X1: MNSRKPSKAVDSSFAQVKNYELMCVENPPKGGVPNEERIRIAFAVLDDLVPKLGVYTRIFTKIKDDLFDAVYSEDLTTHTDGSVMKIPYFTLMKRIFDERDDKQDLLSDQLNEVKRRLFDKHKQFEESKQKIAQLEETIEELNHKMEGLEEDISEKGMDIVRIEEELKEERERSEEMEQRLEGNINDLQDSLDEAHQEIENLSRYKKGYDDLYYAFLETGESSDTPERKIKPVISTKRANLMNNIESAQKLEDQIMSVMNTAVEEFDKFMEEHKSELMKIEDRDDLTDAEYEVQEMDIEQADQELEAVQERFKFNVGDISNELALLKEHCKMLMKQLEILEQNKPTVTRRKGTGKMADPAGLNKSDIVLDPDSILSAGLNEDNDDDEGPDADPFIPQERVFSKYAAMLYTSNNQGRSFEEFKDAKFCPSCGEKTVVCPHKLPGSDKVIILPHNCTHIKITRPKVRINKELIDEIMKPMTPDYSLDMPSTAGTYTRQLDSLPIGHTPATSRESPSLVGSEAHMPHTMHRMFDDYKDRAGDLERKIPRTLSIGRTLSQIEQFWAYMLEGDKIVEEKDFEYSVLDRLYLFMQERYLIDDIMYLCTHDLLAAIAEYSSMNKTIQVFGNILSGNLDGACFRYMLLMCDFIIAVEWKEVEDFRAFAHVVYPFMGEDDLETLHMSYTSFSENKISPQLVCQFVMHLILKYREPCFQEMEHKIIPVQGGQPPSQGMNWKEFNTSLDEIVTTSSEKLRKKLYIEAEVAARIDGYRETVPLLRLSQIAGYLNLDSIAKSVKENIARKVVEWRERPSSSGSGKGAPHHEGQLVVSDEKLITMANVKLLANNVNRRMAIRKKNKAEESSDQEGEMGQSG, encoded by the exons ATGAATTCTAGAAAACCCTCGAAAGCCGTGGATAGCAGTTTTGCTCAAG TAAAAAACTATGAGTTGATGTGTGTTGAAAACCCACCAAAGGGAGGAGTACCTAATGAAGAGCGCATCAGGATTGCCTTTGCAGTTCTGGATGACCTGGTTCCTAAGCTTGGGGTGTATACTAGAATCTTCACAAAAATCAAGGATGATTTGTTcg ATGCTGTATACAGTGAGGATCTGACCACACATACAGATGGCTCTGTGATGAAGATCCCATACTTTACCTTGATGAAGAGGATATTCGATGAAAGGGATGACAAGCAAGATCTATTGTCAGACCAGCTGAATGAGGTGAAGCGCAG GTTGTTTGATAAGCACAAGCAATTTGAGGAATCCAAGCAGAAGATCGCCCAGCTGGAGGAGACCATTGAAGAACTGAATCACAAAATGGAAGGTCTAGAAGAAGATATCTCAGAAAAGGGAATGGATATTGTCAG GATTGAGGAGGAATTGAAGGAGGAGAGGGAGAGGTCAGAAGAAATGGAGCAAAGGTTAGAGGGGAACATCAATGACCTTCAGGACTCACTTGATGAGGCACATCAGGAAATCGAAAATTTATCTCGATACAAGAAAGGATATGATGATTTATACTATg CCTTCCTTGAGACTGGTGAATCTTCAGATACTCCTGAACGAAAGATCAAACCTGTCATATCAACAAAAAGG GCGAACTTGATGAACAACATAGAGTCAGCGCAGAAGTTGGAGGACCAGATCATGAGTGTAATGAACACAGCAGTAGAAG aatttgataAATTCATGGAGGAGCACAAATCAGAATTGATGAAGATTGAGGACCGAGATGATCTGACAGATGCAGAATATGAGGTTCAGGAGATGGACATAGAACAAGCTGACCAAGAG cTTGAAGCAGTGCAAGAGCGcttcaaattcaatgttgggGACATAAGCAATGAACTTGCACTTCTGAAAGAGCACTGTAAGATGCTGATGAAACAGCTAGAAATTTTAGAACAGAACAAACCCACAGTTAC GAGGAGGAAAGGTACAGGCAAAATGGCAGATCCAGCAGGCCTCAATAAGTCAG atattgTATTAGACCCCG ACTCCATTCTTTCTGCTGGTTTGAATGAAgacaatgatgatgatgaggGGCCAGATGCTGACCCTTTTATCCCCCAAGAGAGAGTCTTCAGTAAATACGCTGCTATGTTGTACACTTCAAACAACCAAGGACGCTCATTTGAAGAATTTAAAGATGCCAAATTTTGCCCAAGTTGTggagaaaag ACTGTGGTTTGTCCCCACAAACTGCCAGGAAGTGACAAGGTCATTATTCTCCCCCATAACTGTACCCACATCAAGATTACCAGACCCAAGGTGCGCATCAACAAGGAACTGATAGA TGAGATAATGAAACCCATGACTCCTGATTATTCCCTGGACATGCCGTCCACCGCTGGAACCTACACCCGTCAGCTGGACAGTCTCCCCATTGGCCACACCCCCGCCACCTCCAGGGAGAGTCCCAGTCTTGTAGGCAGTGAGGCTCACATG CCTCACACAATGCACAGGATGTTTGATGACTACAAGGATCGGGCCGGAGATCTAGAGAGAAAGATTCCGAGGACACTGAGTATT GGAAGAACATTGTCACAGATTGAACAGTTCTGGGCCTACATGTTGGAGGGAGATAAAATTGTGGAAGAAAAAGACTTTGAATATTCTGTATTG GACCGTTTATACTTATTCATGCAAGAGAGATACCTGATTGATGACataatgtacctgtgtacacaTGATCTCCTGGCAGCCATAGCGGAATACTCCTCAATGAATAAG ACCATCCAGGTTTTTGGCAATATTCTGAGTGGAAACTTGGACGGAGCCTGCTTTCGGTACATGTTGCTGATGTGTGACTTCATTATAGCAGTGGAATGGAAGGAGGTGGAGGACTTCAGGGCATTCGCTCATGTTGTGTATCCATTCATGGGG GAGGATGATCTAGAAACCCTGCATATGAGTTACACGTCGTtcagtgaaaataaaatttcaccTCAGCTAGTGTGCCAGTTCGTCATGCATTTAATCCTCAAGTATCGAGAACCATGCTTCCAAgag ATGGAGCATAAGATAATTCCAGTGCAAGGAGGTCAGCCCCCATCTCAGGGAATGAACTGGAAAGAGTTCAACACATCACTAGACGAGATTGTCACCACATCCTCAGAGAAGCTGAGGAAGAAACTGTACATAGAGGCAGAGGTGGCAGCGAGGATTGATGGCTACAGGGAGACAGTGCCTCTGTTGAGGCTCTCTC AGATTGCAGGATATCTGAATTTAGACTCCATAGCAAAATCGGTGAAAGAGAACATTGCCCGTAAGGTTGTGGAGTGGAGAGAACGACCAAGCAGTTCAGGATCCG GTAAAGGAGCTCCACATCATGAGGGTCAGCTTGTTGTTTCCGATGAAAAACTCATAACAATGGCTAATGTTAAACTGCTGGCTAACAATGTTAACAG